CAACGAGGCGATATGCTACGAGGCGATGCGTGAGTTCGCTAAGGCCTATGACCTGTATAAAACCTATATCTCCCTCGATGACACCGATGAGAACAAGCTCAGAAGGGCTGAGGAGAAGGTGGCACAGTGGGGATATGATGAGGACGGAGACGGATTCCCCTTCTATATGGAGGCGCAATACGGAACCTCCGATAAGGACCCAACCTCGTATCCGGAGAAAAAATAAATTTATATTGAAGGGGCGGCACACGTGTCGCCCCAATCCCAGATCTTTCGGATATGATCTTAAGATATCTCATCCCAACCCTTATGATTCCGCTTTTATCCCTGACCTCCTGCTCCTACATGAGAGGTCCATCCCCTGCCGTGATGTCCGACGCCCGAATGGAAATAGCCCTTGCTGAGCAGGTGGATGCCTCTACCTTCGCCTCAAGGGAGATTGATGAGGCGAGGATACTCCTCTCACAGGCCGAGAGGGCGGCAAGAAGGGGAGATGAGAAGGAAGCTGAACGCCTGGCGGAGAGGGCGCTTCTGACGGCGAGATACGCCAGAATTCTGGCCTCTTACAGAAAGCTGAAAAAAGAGGTCGAAAGGGAGGAGATCGAGCTTCAAACCCTACAGAGGGAGGTTGAATCCGCTAAGGTCAAACGTCAATCGGCCGAGGTCGAGCTGAGGAGATTGACCAGGGGGGGAGGTGGAAAATGAGATCCCGCCTCCTGGTCCTTTTGCTTCCCGCCCTTATAGCAGGATGTGCCGCCAGAATCAACCCCGTGATGATTCAGAGATCGATCTCCGACGCACAATCGGCCCTGAAAGAGGCGGAGGATGCCGGCGCATCGGAGTACGCCTACGCCGAATACACCAGAGCGAAACAGTTCCTGGATGAAGCTCTCAAGACCTCAGATCCCGTCCGCAGGCTCGATCTGGCGCGGAAAGCCTCTCTACACGCCAAAATCGCGGAGGCGAAATCGAGATATCTCTCAGCTCAAGAGAGGCTGGACGGGATCAAATCCGAAAGGGTGAAGCTGCTCATAGATAAGATGGCTGAACAGGTGGCGGAAGCCCAGGCAAGGCGATCTATAGCCGAATACAAAATGCGAAAGGCGGAAGAACGGGCCAGGATCGCCCAGGAGGAGGCCGCCGAGGCGGAAGCTAAAGCAGAGGCC
The genomic region above belongs to Candidatus Poribacteria bacterium and contains:
- a CDS encoding DUF4398 domain-containing protein → MILRYLIPTLMIPLLSLTSCSYMRGPSPAVMSDARMEIALAEQVDASTFASREIDEARILLSQAERAARRGDEKEAERLAERALLTARYARILASYRKLKKEVEREEIELQTLQREVESAKVKRQSAEVELRRLTRGGGGK